The Vigna unguiculata cultivar IT97K-499-35 chromosome 6, ASM411807v1, whole genome shotgun sequence genome contains a region encoding:
- the LOC114187104 gene encoding transcription factor bHLH148-like codes for MSSSLMPNPTDRTRDSHRPKKKKSPAKPQPHARWKTHAQQNLYSSKLRQAIARVNISADAPRRGRAVREAADRVLAVAARGRTRWSRAILTNRLKLKFRKTPHRRHKVALGPPRPKKPRFSVLRLKGKTLPAVQRRVRVLGRLVPGCRKEPLPIILEEAIDYIPALEMQVRAMADLAQLLLGSSSSSSSSSAAAASTSAPPS; via the coding sequence ATGTCCTCCTCTCTCATGCCAAACCCAACCGATCGCACGCGTGACTCTCACCgcccaaagaagaagaaatccCCCGCCAAGCCCCAACCCCACGCCAGATGGAAAACCCACGCGCAGCAGAACCTCTATTCCTCCAAGCTCCGCCAGGCAATCGCGCGTGTCAACATCTCCGCCGACGCGCCCCGCCGTGGCAGGGCCGTCCGCGAGGCCGCCGACAGAGTCCTCGCCGTCGCCGCCCGCGGGAGGACGCGCTGGAGCCGCGCCATCCTCACCAACCGCCTCAAGCTCAAGTTCAGGAAGACACCGCACAGGCGACACAAGGTGGCGCTCGGCCCGCCCCGCCCCAAGAAGCCCCGCTTCAGCGTCCTCCGCCTCAAGGGAAAAACCCTTCCCGCCGTTCAGCGCAGAGTTAGAGTCCTCGGCCGGTTGGTTCCCGGTTGCAGAAAAGAGCCGCTCCCGATCATTCTCGAAGAGGCCATCGATTACATACCCGCGCTCGAGATGCAGGTTCGCGCCATGGCGGATCTCGCTCAATTACTCCTCGgctcctcctcttcctcttcctcttcctccgCCGCCGCCGCATCCACCTCCGCGCCGCCGAGTTGA